The Fibrobacter sp. UWB2 genomic interval CATCAAATCGGCGAGTTTTTCCACTTCGTAATCGCCGACAGAAGCTTCGATGTGCTTATTTCCGATGCCACTATCGTTTGTGAGGAATACGTACGTGCCACCCGTAGCAAGTTCAAAGAATCTCAGCATAAATTCAGTGTCCTTGTCCACGCCGCTTGCGGCCACCGGGATAATCTTGATGCCGTTCTGGGCAAAGAGTGCAATGGATTTTTGCAGGCTTTCGATGACGTTGTCCTTATGGTGCGCAGGAGCGTCAAGAATCAAGAATGCGATACGTGCGCGAGCCGATTCGTTCCAGGAAAGCTTTTGCAAGGATGCTTCAAGTGCATAGTCAACAGCTTCGGGATAGTCGCCACCACCGCCAGCTTTCTGTTTGGCGACAAATTCCTGAGTCGTAGAAACGTTATCTGAAAAATCATCGTATCGGGTGATGTATTCGTCTTGGAGATCGCGGTAGAACAATGCTGCCGTACGCAAAGCGATGTTGTTGCCCGAACTTGCGTGGTCGATAATGTAGTTCAGGTCAGAAATAAGGAAACGGATTTCGTCGGTCATGGAGCCTGTAGCATCCACGATGAATGCGATATCGGCTTTTGCTGCGGCCTGTTGGGCGTCAGCACTTACGACAACGTTGACATTGACTTGTTCATCGCCCTGCAAGGTGAACTTGAGCGGTTCGATATAGCTAGCACCATTGACGTTAAGCGAATAATCTTCAGCAACAATTTCGCCATTATCATTAGCAAAGAGGTTCTGCCAGCAGTAAGCGAACCCGGCGTTATCCGTCTTTGTGGAGAATAGCACAGAGCCATCCTTAAGGAGTTCCACGGGGACATTTGCAATGGCGGTGTTATTGCCATCGACAACTTGTACGGCTACGAGATTCTTAGGGTAGAATTTCCAGTAGCTTGTTTTATCGTAATATTTATTTTCGTTGAGGAGACTACTCCAGAACTTCCAATTGTCGAGGTCGTTCCATTCTCCTGCCGTGAGTAATCCTGATGTTCTGTTGTTTGTGCCATCAAGGCCTCCCGCGCCGCTCGTTCCACCGACTCCACCTGCGCCGCCTGGCGATCCGCCTGTTACGCTAACGCCACCGGCACCGCCTGTTAAGCCGCCGGCTCCGCCGCCTTTAGTAGATGTGGTAGCTTCAGAGAAACCGCCTCCGAAACCACCGGGAGCGCCAGCGCCACCTTCGTAGCTGTCTGTAATGGCGTATTCATAGTCACCGAAGGGAGTGTCTAAGAAATTTGTTGCGCTGCTTTTGGGCGTGGCACTTGAAGAACTTTCTGTTCCCGAGCTACTTTCAGCGGAGCTTTCTGTAGAACTTTCTGCAGAGCTTTCAACGCTCGAAGACATTACAGAACTCGAGGAGAATGCTGAGCTGCTTTCGGCGTCAGGACTGTCGGCGGAGCTTTCTATACCTGAGCTTTCGATTCTTGCGCTTGCGGGGTTTTCGGCACCCACTGCACTCGGAAAATTCCCGATGTTGTCATCGCTACAAGCTGCACTCAATAGCGAAAACGCTATAACCGCCAACCATTTCTTTTTCATGTTAAGGTCTCCTTCTTGTTTCCTATAACATGAAATATAATTTTAGTACACAACAAAGATGTGTAAATTTTTGAAATATCGCTGTTTCTGTTGAGAAAATTGTCAAAACATTTTCTATATGCAACAAAGCGTTTTATATAGAAAACGAAAAATTCCATTTTGACACTTAGTGTCATTTTGTTTGGTTATATTTGTGGATCATGCAAAAGTTTTCGCTAAAGAATATCCGCTTTTTGATTGGTGAATTTGAAAAACGATTGGCCGATTTGAGGTCATTTTCGGATTTTACATCTAAAGCGGAAGCGGCTGTAAAGGAATGTGCCGATGCGGTTTTGAACGCCCTTATTAAGGAAAAGCTCGAAGGGGTATTTCTTGGTCGGCTGGATCTTGAGCCGGAAACTTTGCTTAGTATGACCGAAAGAAAGGT includes:
- a CDS encoding vWA domain-containing protein translates to MKKKWLAVIAFSLLSAACSDDNIGNFPSAVGAENPASARIESSGIESSADSPDAESSSAFSSSSVMSSSVESSAESSTESSAESSSGTESSSSATPKSSATNFLDTPFGDYEYAITDSYEGGAGAPGGFGGGFSEATTSTKGGGAGGLTGGAGGVSVTGGSPGGAGGVGGTSGAGGLDGTNNRTSGLLTAGEWNDLDNWKFWSSLLNENKYYDKTSYWKFYPKNLVAVQVVDGNNTAIANVPVELLKDGSVLFSTKTDNAGFAYCWQNLFANDNGEIVAEDYSLNVNGASYIEPLKFTLQGDEQVNVNVVVSADAQQAAAKADIAFIVDATGSMTDEIRFLISDLNYIIDHASSGNNIALRTAALFYRDLQDEYITRYDDFSDNVSTTQEFVAKQKAGGGGDYPEAVDYALEASLQKLSWNESARARIAFLILDAPAHHKDNVIESLQKSIALFAQNGIKIIPVAASGVDKDTEFMLRFFELATGGTYVFLTNDSGIGNKHIEASVGDYEVEKLADLMVRLIKKYVE